In the genome of Fulvivirga maritima, one region contains:
- a CDS encoding glycoside hydrolase family 3 N-terminal domain-containing protein: protein MKPNPKTTFFAMVGMLLFCLCSNSHGQKKAADTDKKIDELLSKMSIEEKVGQMTQVTIDLILKNNSTTEIDSDKLNHALLEKHVGSILNVKEHAYTIETWHKIQKAIQDVATKKTEHKIPLVYGIDAIHGANYIQGAVLYPHNIGMAATRNPELVKESAHLTAIETRASGIRWNFDPVLGLGRQPLWSRFEETFGEDVYLVSEMGSAAIKAYQGDDLTAYSSVAACLKHFLGYSLPASGKDRTPAYITDYTINEYLLPPFQAAVDANAATAMINSAEINGVPVHGSKYYLTEVLRNQLGFKGVAVSDWEDVIRLHTRHHIAATPKEAVRIAVEAGLDMSMVPLDYSFYDLLVELVKEGTISESRIDVSVKRILKLKYDLGLFDNAYPEKQALKLVDREKEEEVAKTAALESMTLLKNENNVLPLPKNAKVLLAGPAANDVTSLHSSWSYVWQGSDASKYPNSTKTIKQALEAKLGAGNVTCQSTSDYAAEANYDVDQFKNKAAGYDYIVLCLGEKAYAESPGSINDLTLPQEQIDLAKAAIATGKKVILVLVEGRPRIVSSFVDEIPGVLMAYRPSTKGADAIADVLVGDYNPNGILPYSYPRYTGDLIKYDFKYSEAIKEDVPNEYTLGEFSGQWPFGHGLSYTTFEVTDLKSDKTIFSQSDELNITAKVKNTGKREGKVTIELYSSDLYASITPNNKRLKRFEKISLKPGEEKTVSFKIAPKDLAFVNAEGKKVTEPGDFVFTVKDKKVKVTYK from the coding sequence ATGAAACCAAACCCCAAAACCACTTTTTTCGCAATGGTGGGCATGCTATTATTCTGCTTGTGCTCTAACAGCCATGGTCAGAAAAAAGCAGCGGATACGGACAAGAAGATAGACGAACTGCTTTCCAAAATGTCAATCGAGGAAAAGGTAGGCCAAATGACACAGGTTACTATAGACCTGATATTAAAAAACAATTCCACTACCGAAATCGATTCAGATAAATTAAACCATGCTTTATTAGAGAAACACGTAGGCTCCATATTGAATGTAAAAGAGCATGCTTATACTATAGAAACATGGCATAAAATTCAAAAGGCCATTCAAGATGTTGCTACTAAAAAAACGGAGCATAAAATACCTTTAGTTTATGGTATAGATGCTATACACGGAGCCAATTACATTCAGGGGGCTGTGCTTTACCCACATAACATAGGTATGGCAGCTACTCGTAACCCCGAGCTAGTAAAAGAATCCGCTCACCTTACCGCTATAGAAACCAGAGCCAGCGGCATCCGTTGGAATTTCGATCCGGTTTTAGGCCTGGGCAGACAGCCTTTATGGTCTCGTTTTGAAGAAACCTTTGGTGAAGATGTTTATCTGGTTTCTGAAATGGGAAGCGCGGCAATAAAAGCTTATCAGGGCGATGACCTTACCGCTTACTCTTCTGTAGCGGCTTGTCTGAAGCACTTCCTGGGTTATTCTTTACCTGCCAGTGGTAAGGATAGAACACCTGCATATATCACTGATTATACTATCAATGAGTACTTGCTACCTCCTTTCCAGGCAGCAGTAGATGCCAATGCTGCAACAGCTATGATCAACTCTGCTGAAATTAATGGCGTGCCCGTTCATGGTAGCAAATATTACCTGACAGAAGTTTTAAGAAACCAATTAGGATTTAAAGGAGTGGCTGTTTCTGATTGGGAAGATGTAATCAGATTACACACCAGACATCATATAGCTGCTACGCCTAAAGAAGCCGTAAGAATAGCAGTAGAAGCAGGCCTTGACATGAGCATGGTACCATTAGATTATTCATTTTATGATCTGCTGGTAGAATTAGTTAAAGAAGGAACTATATCAGAATCAAGAATAGATGTTTCTGTAAAAAGAATTCTGAAATTGAAATATGACTTAGGTCTATTTGATAATGCTTATCCTGAAAAGCAAGCTTTGAAATTGGTAGATAGAGAAAAAGAAGAAGAAGTGGCTAAAACAGCGGCTTTAGAATCTATGACTTTATTGAAAAATGAAAATAATGTATTGCCACTACCTAAAAATGCTAAAGTGTTACTAGCAGGCCCTGCTGCCAATGACGTTACTTCATTACACAGCTCTTGGTCTTATGTGTGGCAAGGAAGTGATGCCAGCAAATATCCTAATAGCACTAAAACTATAAAGCAAGCACTTGAAGCTAAACTTGGAGCTGGAAATGTGACTTGCCAATCTACTTCAGATTATGCCGCTGAAGCGAATTATGATGTTGACCAATTTAAAAACAAAGCTGCTGGTTATGATTATATTGTGCTTTGCCTGGGAGAAAAAGCTTACGCAGAAAGCCCTGGTAGCATTAACGATCTTACCTTGCCACAAGAGCAAATAGATCTGGCTAAAGCCGCTATTGCTACTGGCAAAAAAGTAATTTTAGTATTAGTAGAAGGGCGTCCGCGCATTGTTTCTTCTTTTGTAGACGAAATCCCTGGTGTATTAATGGCTTACAGACCTTCTACAAAAGGAGCCGATGCCATTGCAGATGTACTGGTAGGCGACTATAACCCTAATGGTATATTGCCTTATTCATATCCTAGATACACTGGTGACCTTATTAAATATGATTTCAAATACAGTGAGGCGATTAAAGAAGATGTGCCTAATGAATATACATTGGGAGAATTTAGTGGTCAGTGGCCGTTTGGTCATGGCTTGAGCTACACCACTTTTGAGGTGACAGATCTTAAGTCTGATAAAACCATTTTTAGCCAATCTGATGAGCTTAATATTACTGCAAAAGTGAAAAACACAGGCAAAAGAGAGGGCAAAGTGACTATTGAATTATATTCAAGCGACTTATATGCTTCTATTACTCCTAATAACAAAAGGTTAAAAAGATTTGAGAAAATCAGCCTTAAGCCTGGAGAAGAAAAAACGGTAAGCTTTAAAATAGCTCCCAAAGACCTGGCTTTCGTAAATGCAGAAGGTAAAAAAGTAACTGAACCTGGTGATTTTGTATTCACCGTAAAGGATAAGAAAGTAAAAGTAACTTATAAATAA
- a CDS encoding IS1595 family transposase: MDIFSFTTHFSDEQSCREHFKGERDKLGVICHRCGHDQHYWIKSRWSYECKACRSRTSLRSGTIMQDSNLSFLVWYKTMFLMSVTKKGFSSKEIQKQLGLKRYEPVWAMVHKLRKAMGNRDSRYTLEGMIEMDEGYFTVESTEIEKNKGKRGRGAAGKQNVAVMAESTPLEDLETGKKERQCRYFKAKVLKGHSSQEVDHVLQSSIDEQSIVFSDQSTSYVNIADYIELHITEKSNKQTTNETLKWVHITISNAKRTFLGNYHKIKGKYLQLYLDEFVYKLNRRYFGDKLFDRLVIANITAYD; encoded by the coding sequence ATGGATATATTCAGTTTCACTACCCACTTCAGTGATGAACAATCATGCAGAGAGCATTTTAAAGGAGAACGAGACAAGTTAGGAGTTATATGTCACCGTTGCGGTCATGATCAGCATTATTGGATAAAAAGCCGATGGAGCTATGAGTGTAAAGCTTGCCGAAGTAGAACTTCTTTACGTAGCGGCACGATCATGCAAGACTCTAACCTTTCTTTTCTGGTTTGGTACAAAACAATGTTTTTAATGAGTGTTACCAAAAAAGGTTTTTCCAGCAAGGAGATTCAGAAGCAATTGGGATTGAAACGATATGAGCCCGTATGGGCAATGGTTCATAAACTGAGAAAAGCCATGGGAAATCGAGATTCCAGATACACTTTAGAGGGAATGATTGAGATGGATGAGGGCTATTTTACAGTGGAATCAACTGAGATCGAGAAGAATAAAGGGAAAAGAGGTAGAGGAGCGGCAGGAAAACAAAATGTAGCAGTAATGGCTGAATCTACTCCTTTAGAAGACTTGGAAACAGGAAAAAAAGAACGCCAATGTCGTTATTTCAAAGCTAAAGTACTTAAAGGCCACAGTTCACAGGAAGTAGATCATGTATTACAATCATCCATTGATGAACAAAGTATTGTTTTTTCAGACCAAAGCACTTCCTATGTTAACATTGCTGATTATATAGAGCTTCACATTACTGAGAAATCTAATAAGCAAACCACTAACGAGACACTTAAATGGGTGCATATCACCATTAGCAATGCCAAAAGAACATTTCTAGGGAACTACCATAAGATTAAAGGAAAGTACCTTCAATTGTATCTCGATGAGTTTGTTTACAAACTCAATAGACGATACTTTGGTGATAAGCTCTTTGATAGGCTCGTTATAGCTAACATTACAGCATATGACTAA
- a CDS encoding transposase, producing the protein MRDQELFQPQDYLTPKWYLFKNSKLGKVYNTIPWSQLSECLPKENRGPGAPRWFSAQGMFGLMFLKSYLNLSDEKLIERFNTDWSLQLFCNKLLDDNQRIKDKAILSRIRTYMADNTDWQQLQEVLIHHWKRDMNNTHVLLMDATCYESYIRFPTDVKLIWESCQWVFEKQLYRWCKILGVKRPRSKYIDQKRKQMSYDRSRKKTYKAGRKRKKALIYLLSKGLGQLQYLLNENPQIQLHFQERSYLKTIKKVLEQQQFLQHHPAKELKNRIVSLPRPYVRPIVRGKETKRVEFGMKAHMLQVDGICFIDAMEFRAFNESTRLKISSLKHRSIFGSLHQLGADRIYATNANRKYLTVRKVFTCFPKKGPKVNKPQESKLRSLISNQRATVMEGSFGTHKTAYGLNKIKVKGEKREMIHVFFAVMMANAVKMSKKKSEDIPLLQAA; encoded by the coding sequence ATGAGAGATCAAGAGCTTTTCCAACCGCAAGATTACTTAACTCCAAAATGGTACTTATTCAAGAATAGCAAATTAGGTAAGGTTTATAATACTATTCCTTGGAGTCAACTTTCAGAATGTTTGCCAAAGGAAAATAGAGGCCCAGGCGCACCCCGCTGGTTTTCGGCCCAAGGCATGTTTGGTCTAATGTTTCTAAAATCTTATTTAAACCTGAGTGACGAGAAGTTAATAGAACGATTTAATACTGACTGGAGCCTTCAGCTTTTTTGCAATAAATTGTTGGATGATAACCAAAGAATTAAGGATAAGGCCATTTTAAGTAGAATAAGGACGTATATGGCTGATAATACTGATTGGCAACAACTTCAGGAAGTACTCATTCATCATTGGAAAAGAGATATGAATAATACGCATGTTCTCTTAATGGATGCCACTTGCTATGAAAGTTATATTCGTTTTCCTACCGACGTTAAGCTAATCTGGGAAAGTTGTCAATGGGTGTTTGAAAAACAGCTTTACAGATGGTGTAAAATATTAGGTGTAAAGAGGCCTCGCTCCAAATATATAGATCAAAAACGCAAGCAGATGTCTTACGATCGTAGTCGAAAAAAGACATACAAAGCTGGACGCAAGCGTAAAAAGGCATTGATATATCTACTGTCCAAAGGGCTTGGACAGCTGCAGTACTTACTCAATGAAAACCCACAAATACAGCTTCACTTTCAAGAGCGATCATACCTAAAAACAATAAAGAAGGTACTTGAGCAACAGCAATTCTTGCAGCATCATCCAGCTAAAGAATTGAAAAACAGGATAGTATCGCTTCCCAGACCTTATGTCAGGCCTATCGTACGAGGCAAAGAAACTAAAAGGGTTGAGTTTGGAATGAAAGCCCACATGCTTCAGGTTGACGGCATCTGCTTTATTGATGCCATGGAGTTCAGGGCATTCAATGAAAGTACCAGACTAAAAATAAGTAGTTTAAAACATAGATCGATATTTGGCTCCCTTCATCAGCTGGGGGCGGATCGTATTTATGCCACTAACGCCAACAGAAAGTATTTAACAGTAAGGAAAGTGTTCACTTGCTTTCCAAAGAAAGGCCCCAAGGTAAACAAACCTCAGGAAAGCAAACTCAGAAGCCTCATCTCTAACCAGAGAGCAACCGTGATGGAAGGAAGCTTTGGTACCCATAAAACGGCTTACGGCCTGAATAAAATCAAGGTTAAGGGAGAAAAACGAGAAATGATACATGTATTCTTTGCCGTTATGATGGCCAATGCTGTTAAGATGAGCAAAAAGAAATCAGAAGACATACCACTACTTCAGGCCGCCTAA